The Mycolicibacterium insubricum DNA segment ACGCAGGGGGGTCGCCGCGGGGGTGCCGAACCGCGCCGAACGGCCCCGGATGGGGTGACAGAAGTCAGTTCGCGGCGGTGCGGAAAGTGGTATCGAGCTCGGTGACGATGGGATCCCACAGTGGTTCTGGCAGGTCGTGGCCCATCCCGTCGAACAGCACCAGGCGGGCGCCGGGGATGTTCTTGGCGATCGCCTTGCCGCCGGCCGGCCGCATCAGCTTGTCGGAACGGCCGTGGATGACGACGGTCGGCACGGACACCGAACGGTTGTAGCGGCGCAGGCTGCCACTACCCAGGATGGCGCCGAAATGCCGGGCGACACCGACCGGGTAGAAGCTGCGGTCGTAGCTCTCGGCGGCCTCGGCGCGCAGCTTCTCCTCGGGTGCCGGATAGCCGGGGCTGCCGATGATCCGGCTCACCCGCACCGAGTTGTCGAGGATGACGTCGCGCGGTGAATCCGGCGCGGGGCCCTTGAGTAGGGAGAACAGCGCCTTCGGGTGCGGCGGCGGCAACGCGGGCTGGTTGTTCGAGGAGAAAATGACCCCGAGCGAGCGGGTCCGTTCGGCGTGCCGGGCCGCCACGACCTGGGCGATCATGCCGCCCATCGAGCCGCCGACGACGTGCGCCCGTTCGATGTCGAGGTGGTCCAGCAGAGCGGCCGCGTCGTCGGACATGTCCTCCAGCGTGTACACCGCGGGACTGGGCCGGCCCACCTGCGAACGCAACATCCCCGCGTACTGGGAACCCGGTGCGCGCTGCCCGTCGAGCTTGCTGGACAACCCGACGTCGCGGTTGTCGAACCGGATCACCCGGTATCCGCGGTCGACGATCTTCTCGCAGAAACCGGTGCGCCACAACAGAAGCTGCGCACCGAGACCCATGATCAGCAGCACCGCGGGGTCGTCGGGATTACCCATGTCCTCGTAAAAGATGTCCAGGTCGCCGGAACGGGCGAAACCGGTGCGTGCCGGGGTGCTCACTGGGCCTCCTCCGCGGACGGTTCCGCATCGTCTCCGGGGTGTGCTTCCTGGTATTCCCGGCCGGCCTCCACCATGAAGTTGGCGAAATAGCCGGAGAACTGCGGGTCGTTCATCATCTGCCACTTCGGCGCCAGCAGCTTCATGTACCGCTCGACATAGAGGAACTGCTTGCCGATCAGCACCAGTTCCCGGGGCAGTTTGACGTCGTAGGCGTCGGCCAGCGTGGACAGCTGCTTGCCGATCTCCGCGTAGGACATGTCGCCGAGGGTCTTGAGCGTCAGCGGCTTGGCGAACGCCTCCAGATCCTTGGCGGCTTCGGCCTCGGGTTTGGTGCGGCCGACGGCGCCCAGCAGCACGACGATCTTGCCGGCGGCGGCGTGGTCCTTCTTCACCAGCAGTGCGTAGATCAGCTCGCGCAGCAGCCAGCGGGTCCGCGGGTCGATGCGGCCCATGATGCCGAAGTCCAGGAAGACGATCCGGCCCTGGTCGTCGACCAGCAGGTTCCCGGCGTGCAGGTCGCCGTGGAACAGCCCGTGCCGCAGGCCGCCCTCGAACGTCGAGAACAGCAGCGCCTTGACCAGGTCGGTGCCGTCGAATCCCTGCTTGCGGATCGCGGCGACGTCGTCGATGCGCACGCCCTGCACCCGCTCCATGGTCAGCACGCGCTCGGAGGTCAGATCCCAATGCACCTCGGGCACCTTGATATTCGCGCCGAGCGGGGAGTCCTTCAGGCCGGCCACCCAGGTCTCCATGGACCCTCCCTCGATGCGGAAGTCGAGTTCGGAGGCCAGGTTGTCGGCGAAGTCGGCGACGACGTCGCGCGCCGAGAGCCGGCGCCCCACCTTGGCCAGTTCGACGAGCTGGGCGAACCGCTGCAGGATCTGCAGATCGGCGGCCACCCGCTGGCGGATGCCCGGGCGCTGGATCTTGACGACGACCTCTTCGCCGGTGTGCAGCGTGGCGAAGTGCACCTGGGCGATGGAGGCCGACGCGAACGGCTTCTCCTCGAAGTGCGCGAACAGGTTCTGCGGTTCGTCACCGAGTTCCTCGGCGAACAGCCGGTGCACGGCCTCGGTGTCCGCGGGCGGTACCGCGTCGAGCAGGCTGCGGAACTCCCGCGACAGCGGCTCGCCGAAGGCTCCGGGGCTGGAGGCGATGATCTGCCCGAACTTCACGTAGGTCGGGCCGAGGTCGGCGAAGGTCTGCGGGATCTCCCGGACGACCTTGTCCGGCAGTGCGCCGCCGGCGGGCAGTTTGGTGACGACGCGGGCCAGGGTGCGCAGCAGTTGCCAACCCGTCATGCCGATCCGGATCGCCTCGACCGGCAGGGGCACCCGGTCCAGTTTGGCGACCTCCCGGTGATGTTTGGTCGTACTCATTGTTGTAGTGTGCCAAACCCGCCCGAGGCGGCTCCAATCCCGTGACCCGGGTCACGGTGCGTCGATCAGGAAGTCCGGGCGTCCCGGACCAGATAGCGCTGGGCGGATTCGTGCCAGCGCAGCCGCAGGAGCAGCAGGCCGCGGTGAGCCTGCCAGCCCAGCGTCAGAGGGTCCCGCCAGCCGGTGGATGGCTTGTCGGTCACGGTTGCTCCTTGCCTGCGGTGGCCGCTTCGCATTCCAGCGTGCCACGGTTCGGCGGTGTCGGCATCCGATGTGCAGCGGCCCCGGCGCCCCTCCGCGTTGCAGCTACATAACGACAATGATATAACTCCACTCATGCAATCGTCGGACGCCGCGGCTCGTCACGACGAGCTCGGGGAAGCCTTCGACCTCGGCGTCGACCTCAGCGTGCGGCACCTCAGTGACCGCACCAACCTCAGCGGCTCGGCCGCACTGCTGCTCAACCGCGTCTACCGCGAGGGCCCGACCCGGCTGACCACCCTGGCCACGCTGGAAGGTGTCAGTCAGCCGTCGATGACCCAGCTGATCCAGCGGATGGAACGCCAGGGTCTGTTGGAGCGTCATCGCGACCCCGACGACGGCCGGGCGGTGCTGATCGGCGTCACCGAGGAGGGCCAGGAGTTGTTCCGGGCCCGCAAGCGCCACCGCCGCGCTCGCCTGGACGAGCTGATGGCGGGCCTGCCCGCCGAGGATCGGGAAACGCTGCTGCGGTGCGCCCGCGACGTCGAGCCGATTCTGGGGCGGCTGATGGAGCGTGCCGAATCGGCGCGGCGGGACGAGTGCGAGGGACACCAGGCCGGAGGTGCGCGGTGAAACGACTGATCGGGGCCATCGGCGCCGGGGCCAAGAAGGCGTGGATCCCGCTGGTGCTGATCGTGGTGCTGTCCTTCGCCGGGCTGGTGGTCAACCGGCTGCACGGGCAGTTCGCCTCCGAGGACCTCAACGCCAACGCCGGCGCGGGCATCGAGATCGTGCAGTTCAACCCGAAGGTCGTGGTCTACGACGTGCTGGGGCCGCCGGGGACGACGGCACGGATCAGCTACTTCGACGACGTCGCGAACCTGCACAACGTGGAGCACGCCCCGCTGCCGTGGTCGGCCACCGTGACCACGACACTGCCGACGGTCAGCGCCAACATCATGGTGCAGGCCGACGGCGCCGGCGTCACCTGCCGAATCACCGTCGACGATGTGGTCAAGGACGAACGAACCTCTGACGGGGTCAACCCGCAGACCTACTGCCTGGTGAAGTCCGCATGAGCGCACCTGCCCCCGTTCTGGGCGGCGGCTCGAACGCCCCGCACCGAATCAAGCGCGGCAAGGCCGCCCACGCCATGCGCATCCTCGCGGTGCCCATCATCGGTTTCTGGATCGTCTTCACCGTCGTGGTCAACGTGATCGCGCCGCAGCTGGAGATCGTCGGCGAAGAGCACGCCGCGCCGATGGCACCCAAGGACGCGCCGTCGATGATCGCCATGAAGCGCATGGGCGGGAACTTCCAGGAGTTCGACTCCAACAGCACGGTCATGATCGTCATCGACAGTGACCAGGAGCTGGGCCCGCCGGCGCACGCGTACTACGACGAGATCATCGCCAAGCTGGAGAAGGACCCCGAGCACGTCCAGCACATCCAGAACTTCTGGGGCCAGCGGCTGACCGCCGCCGGAGCCCAGGGCGCCGACGCCAAGGGTGCCTACGTGATGCTCAACCTCGCCGGTGAGCAGGGCCTGACCCTGGCCAACGAGTCGGTGCAGGCGGTCCGCAAGGTCATCGCGGACACCCCGGCGCCCGACGGCGTGCACGCCTACGTGACCGGCCCGGCTGCGCTCAGCAACGACATGCACATCATCGGCAACGCCAGCCTGGCCAAGATCACCCTGATCACCCTGATCGCCATCGCGTTCATGCTGCTGGTGGTCTACCGGTCGATCATCACCACGATCGTCCAGCTGATCCTGACCTTCACCGGCCTGCTGGCCGCCCGCGGCGTGGTCTCCGTGCTGGCGATGCACGGTGCCTTCGAGCTGACCACCTTCGCCGGCAACATCCTGACGATGCTGGCCATTGCGGCCGCGACGGACTACGGCATCTTCCTGTTCGGGCGCTACCGCGAGGCCCGGCAGTCCGGGCTGGAGAAGGACGACGCCTACTACGTCACCTTCCACTCGGTCAGCCATGTCATCATCGGATCCGGGCTGACCATCGCCGGCGCCGTGTACTGCCTGTCCTTCGCCCGGCTGACCTGGTTCAAGACCATGGGCGAACCGGTCGCGATCGGCATGCTGGTGGTGATCGCCTCGGCCGTCACCATGGGTCCGGCCGCGCTGTTTTTGGGCAGCAAGATCGGTCTCTACGATCCGAAGACCGCCCGGCCCGGCCGGTTCTGGTACAAGGTCGGCACCGCCGTGGTGCGGTGGCCGGCGCCGATCTTCGTCGTCAGCCTGGCCATCGTGCTGATCGGCATGCTCGGGCTGCCCGGCTACCGGACCGACTACAACGACAAGCACTTCCTGCCGATGGACGCGCCGTCCAACCTCGGTTACCAGGCCGCGGCGCGGCATTTCACCGAGGCCCGGATGAACCCGGACATCCTGATGGTCGAATCTGACCACGACATGCGCAACACCGCGGACATCCTGGTGCTGGACAAGGTCGCCCGCAACCTGCTGGGCGTCGAGGGCATCGCGATGGTGCAGAGCATCTCCCGGCCGCTGGGTATCCCCATACAGCACAGCTCGATCCCGTTCCAGAACGCCGTCGGCAGCCAGGTGCAGAACCAGAGCCTGCCGTACCTCAAGGAGCGGATGGGCGACATCAAGAAGATGTCCGACCAGATGGGCGTGATGATCACGACCATGACGCAGATGTACTCCGTCATGCAGAAGCTCGTCGACAACACCCACGACATGAAGAAGACCACCGACGAGCTGGTCGACGTGGTCTCCGACCTGCGTGATCACATGGCCGACTTCGACGACTTCTTCCGGCCGCTGCGCAACTACCTGTACTGGGAGCCGCACTGCTACGACATCCCGATGTGCTGGTCGATCCGGTCGCTGTTCGACGGCCTGGATGGATTCGACCAGATGTCGGACAAGTTCGGGCAGATGTCGCAGAGCATCACCGAGATGGATCGGCTGATGCCGCAGATGCTGGCGCTGGTGCCGCCGATGATCGCCTCGATGAAGACCACGCAGGCGTTGACGCTGACCACCTACAGCACCTTCCAGGCGATGATCGACCAGCTCGGGGCGCTCAACGACACCGCCATCGTGATGGGCCAGACCTTCGACGACGCCAAGAACGGCGACCTGTTCTACCTGCCGCCGGAGGCCTTCGACAACCCGGACTTCCAGGTCGGCCTCAAGCAGTTCCTGTCGCCCGACGGCAAGTCGGCCCGCTTCTTCATCACCCACGAGGGCGACCCGGCCACCCCGGAGGGCATCGACCGGGTGGCAGGCGAGCGCAAGGCCGGACAGGACGCGCTGAAGATGTCGTCGCTGTCGGGTTCGCGGGTGTTCATCGGTGGCACCGCGGCGACCTACAAGGACATGCACGACGGCGCCAAGTACGACCTGATGATCTCGGTGGTGGCGTCGCTGACCCTGATCTTCATGATCATGCTGATCCTGGTGCGCAGCGCGGTGGCCGCCCTGGTCATCGTCGCGACGGCGGCCAGCTCGATCGCGGCGTCGTTCGGCCTGTCGGTGCTGATCTGGCAGGACCTGTTCGGCTTCCGGCTGCACTGGCTGGTGGCGGTGATGTCGGTGATCATCCTGCTGGCCGTCGGCTCGGACTACAACCTGCTGCTGGTGTCCCGGTTCAAGGAGGAGATCCACGCCGGGCTCAAGACCGGCATCATCCGGGCGATGGGCGGCACCGGCGGTGTGGTGACCTCGGCGGGCATGGTGTTCGCCGCGACCATGGCCGGCATGCTGATGAGCGATCTGACCGTGCTGGCGCAGATGGGTTCGACGATCGCCATCGGCCTGATCCTGGACACCTTCATCGTCCGGTCGCTGCTGATGCCGTCGATCGCGACCATGCTGGGCCGGTGGTTCTGGTGGCCGATGGTGGTGCACCCCCGCGGGGAGTACGGGACGCATCGCCGGCCGTCGGCGCCCGTTTTGGCGGATCAGGGGACCGAGCGCTATTGTTGACGACGATCCACCGAAGACCGTCGGTCACCGAGCAATCGGTTGAAGGTCCGGGAGTTTCCCGGCGGCCCACGCAGGAGGACGAGGCAGCAAATTCTGCACGCCCCGGCCGCATCCTGCGCCGGGGCGTTCGTCGTTCTTCGGGTGGAACACCCTGAATTTCACATTTCACATCTTCGGACAGAGGGAGGCATGCATGGCCAAGGCTGACAAGGCCGTCGCCGTTGCCGAGATCACCGAGCAGTTCAATTCCTCGACTGCCACGGTGATTACCGAATACCGCGGCCTGACGGTGGCCAACCTGGCCGAGCTGCGGCGTTCACTGGGCGCCGGGACCACCTACTCGGTGGCCAAGAACACCCTGGTCCGCCGGGCCGCGTCGGAGGCCGGTATCGAGGGTCTCGACGACCTCTTCAGCGGCCCGACGGCGATCGCGTTCATCAGCGGTGAGCCGGTCGACGCCGCCAAGGCGATCAAGAAGTTCGCCAAGGACCACAAGTCGCTGGTCATCAAGGGCGGCTACATGGACGGCGCGGCGCTGACCGTCGCGCAGGTCGAGGCGATTGCCGACCTGGAGAGCCGCGAGGTGCTGCTGGCCAAGCTGGCCGGTGCCATGAAGGCGAACCTGTCCAAGGCTGCGGCGCTGTTCAACGCCCCGGCCTCCCAGGTCGCACGACTGGCGGCCGCACTGGCCGACAAGCGTGCCGAGGAGGGCGAGACCGTTCCCGCCGCCCCGGCCGCCGAGGAAGCCCCCGCCGCCGAGGAAGCCCCCGCTTCCGAAGAGGCTCCGGCTGCCGACGCCGAATAACCCAAGCCAATCAACCGGCAAACTCATCAAACCCCTGGAAAGGATCCCAAAATGGCAAAGCTGACCACTGACGAACTGCTCGACGCGTTCAAGGAACTGACCCTGCTCGAGCTGAGCGAGTTCGTGAAGAAGTTCGAGGAGACCTTCGAGGTCACCGCCGCCGCTCCGGTCGCCGTCGCCGCGGCTCCGGCCGCCGGTGGCGCGGCCGCCGAGGCCGCCGAGGAGCAGTCCGAGTTCGACGTCATCCTCGAGGGTGCCGGCGACAAGAAGATCGGCGTGATCAAGGTCGTCCGCGAGATCGTCTCCGGCCTGGGCCTCAAGGAAGCCAAGGACCTGGTCGACGGCGCCCCCAAGCCGCTGCTGGAGAAGGTCACCAAGGAGGCCGCCGAGGACGCCAAGGCCAAGCTGGAAGCCGCCGGCGCTTCGGTCACCGTCAAGTAATTCTCGACGTCGAAACTCCCCGTCGATCCGTACCGGATCGGCGGGGAGTTTTGCCGTTCGGGGGCTACCAGCCCACGGTGGCCGCCAGCGAGGCGGACAGTGCCTCGGGCCGGTCTCCCAGGCCGATCAGATGGTGCACGGTGACGGTTCCCAGCACCGGCGGCGCGGCGGTGCCGTCGCCGCCGAAGTAGCCGGCCAGTTCCAGCATCACGAACCCGTGGATCATCGTCCAGAACTGGGCCGCGATGGTCAGCACGGACGCGTCGTCGTCGGGGCTGCCCGCGGTGATCCGGCCCGCCGTCATCGATCGGCGCACCAGTCGCACCAGGTGGCCCAGGCTCGGGTGCACGTCCCACGCCGGCCGGCCGGTCTGGATGTCGAAGGCGGGCGCGGTGATGCCGTGCGCGCTGGTGCTGCCGAACATCAGCCGGTAGAGGTGGGGGCGTTCGGTGGCGAAACGGCGGTACGCGGCACCGCAGGAGAGCAGGTCGGCGACCGGATCCTCGGTTTCCGGCAGGCTCAATGCCGCGTCGAACTCCGCCAGCCCGTAGTCGGCTACCGCGGCGATCAGTTCCCGCATGCCGCCGAAGTGGGTGTAGACGGCCATCGTCGAAGTGTGCGCGGCGGCGGTCACCTTGCGCGTCTGCAGGGCATCGGGACCGTCGGCGTCGAGCAGCGCGACGGCGGCCCGCAATACCTTGTCGCGGGTCTGGTCGCGGCCGGAAATGGGCTCGGCGGTCTTCATCGTCACCGTTCTCTCGCGTTGCAGGGCGCCGTCTAGGTCCAGCGGTTCGAGTGGCCCAACACGGCCTGGCCGGCCGGAGTCTGTTCCACCAGCGCGATGTTGGACTGGCCGGATTGGTTCAGCACCCACTTCAGTCGGTCCAGGTCGAACCGTTCCGCGGGGACCCGTACCCGGACGGGATATCCGGTCAGCACTTCGCCGGTGCGCGTCGGCATCGCCTCCACTACGGCCCCGGGCGCCGGCGCGACGGCGATTTCGACGGTGTCGGTGCTGCGGGCGATGACGACCTGTGCCACGTCCTGCCACTTTTGCATGAAGTGTTTGTTGCGCCGGAAAGTCAGACCCACGGCATTGCCGTAGAACAGGGTGATCCGGTGGAAATAGAAAACGCACACGGCGATTCCGCCCCAGACGGCCGACGCGACAATCCCCACGCCGGCGCGTCTGCCGGCATCAGGTGCGAGCGCTTGGACGACTGAGGTCAGCGCCCATAGCAGCAGGAGCGCGACCCCGGCGGCCACGACGATGACGGGGAGCCAGCCCACCGCGGCGAAGCGCCGGTTGATGCGGTAGCCGGCCTGGCGGGCGAGGCTCCAGGTCCACCACAGGCAGGCCGTGACGAGTCCGTACAGGATGACCACGGCGGAAATTGCGATCGGGTGGGGACCTTCCAGGCTGATGTAGAGGATGGGGATGAGACCGAAGATGCCCGCCATGTATGCGATCCCCTTGGGAACCTGCTGCTTGGCCTTCTGTGCGTTCAGGTTTGCGTACGCCTGCTCCCGGGTCACTGCCTGCAAAGAAATCTTTTCCACGATCGTCCTTCGGCTCCTTGGGCAGGCCAACGTACCAAGATGGCACCCATTGCCAACTTTCCGCGGCGCGGGTACCGTGCATAACGTCGTCATAACAACGTTATACCTGCGATGGCAAAGGTGATCCCATGGCGCTCGATGTCAGCACTCCCACACTCGACAACCCCTACCTGAGCGGGGTGATGGCGCCGGTGCGCACCGAGGTCACCGCGGTCGACCTGACGGTGACCGGGAGCATCCCCGAACACCTCGACGGGCGTTACCTGCGCAACGGCCCCAATCCGGCCGCCGAGGTGGACCCCGCGCGCTACCACTGGTTCGCCGGCGACGCCATGGTGCACGGCCTGTCCCTGCGCGACGGCAAGGCGCTCTGGTATCGCAACCGCTGGGTGCGCACCGCCGCGGTGTCCGACACCCTCGGCGAACCGCGCATCCGCGACCTGGACCCGCGTGCCGGGATGCTGTCGATCGGCCCCAACACCAATGCCATCGAGCACGCCGGCCAGACGCTGGCGCTGGTCGAGGGCGGCGGCGCCAACTACCGGCTGACCGAGGAACTCGACACCCTGGGCACCTGCGACTTCGGCGGGACGCTCTACGGCGGCTACACCGCGCATCCGCACCGGGACCCGGTCACCGGCGACCTGCACGCGGTGTCCTACTCGTTCGCCCGCGGCCACTCGGTCCAGTACTCGGTGATCGGGACCGACGGCCGGGCGAGGCGAACCGTCGACATACCGGTGCACGGGTTCCCGATGATGCACGACTTCAGCCTCACCGAGCGCTACGTGGTGGTTTATGACCTGCCGGTGGTGTTCGATCCGTCGGCGGTGGTGCCCGACGGCGTTCCGCGGCCGCTGCGGTCGGCCGTCGGCAAGCTCATCGGCGGTCTCACCCGCCGGGGCTCGGTGCCCGGCCCGATCGCCGCCCGCATTGCCGCCGACACCACCCCGATCACCTCGCTGCCCTTCGCCTGGGACGCGAGCTATCCGGCCCGGGTCGGGGTGATGCCGCGCGACGGCGGTGCCGACGACGTGCGGTGGTTCGACATCGACCCCTGCTACGTCTTCCATCCGCTCAACGCCTACAGCGAAGACCGCGACGGCCGGGAGATCCTGGTGATCGACCTGGTGCGCTACGACCGGATGTTCGACCGGGACCGCCGCGGCCCCAGCGAGGGTGCCCCGCGGCTGGAGCGCTGGGAGATCGACCTGGGCACCGGCGCGGTGCGCACCGAGCTGCGCGACGACCGCGGCCAGGAGTTCCCGCGGATCAACGAGACGCTCACCGGCACCCGGCACCGCTACGGCTACACCGTCGGGATCGACGGCTTCGACACCGGCGACATCGCCGGATCCCGGGTGTACAAGCACGACTACGACAGCGGCGCGGTCTCGATCGCCCCCACCGATCCAGACCTGGTGCTGGGCGAGGTGTGCTTCGTGCCGAACCCCGGGGCCGCCGCCGAGGACGACGGCGTGCTGATGGGACTGGGCCAGCACCGGGGCCGTGACGAGGGGCAGCTGGTGATCCTCGACGCCCCGACGCTGGAAACCGTCGCCACCGTGACGCTGCCGCAACGGGTGCCGATGGGTTTTCACGGCAATTGGTGTCCTCGATCACAGTGACCTGCGGACGGTAATCCCGACTACTCCCATGGCGGTGATCCCGGTGCGCTACAGTGACTCAAACCACAGGTTGTGCGGGCCGTTGCCGCAGTTCGGAAGGAATAAGCGTGGGCATTGGTATCGAGGTCGAGCACCTCTCCAAGTCGTTCGGGTCCGCCAAGATTTGGGAGGACGTCACCCTGTCGATCCCGGCGGGTGAGGTCAGCGTCATGCTCGGCCCGTCCGGTACCGGTAAGTCGGTGTTCCTCAAGTCGCTGATCGGTCTGCTGCGCCCCGAGAAGGGCAAGATCATCGTCGACGGCACCGACATCATCGAGTGCTCGGCCAAGGAGCTCTACGAGATCCGCACGCTGTTCGGCGTCATGTTCCAGGACGGCGCGCTGTTCGGCTCGATGAACATCTACGACAACACGGCCTTCCCGCTGCGCGAGCACACCAAGAAGTCCGAGAGCGAAATCCGCAAGATCGTCATGGAGAAGCTCGAGATCGTCGGTATGCCCAACGACGGTCACAAGATGCCCGGCGAGATCTCCGGCGGTATGCGCAAGCGCGCCGGCCTGGCCCGCGCCCTGGTTCTCGACCCGAAGATCCTGCTCGTCGACGAGCCCGACTCCGGTCTGGACCCGGTCCGTACCGCGTACCTGTCGCAGCTGCTGATCGACATCAACGCCCAGATCGACTGCACCATCCTCATCGTTACCCACAACATCAACATCGTGCGTACGGTGCCCGACGACATCGGCATGCTCTACCGCAAGCAGCTGGTCATGTTCGGTCCCCGCGAGGTGCTGCTGACCAGCGAGGAGCCGGTCGTCAAGCAGTTCCTCAACGGTCGCCGCATCGGCCCCATCGGCATGTCCGAGGAGAAGGACGAGGCCACCGCGGCGGCCGAGGCGGCCGCCATGGAGCTCGGCCAAGGCGACGGCGGTGTCGAGGAGGTCTCCGGCGTGCCGCCGCAGCTGACGGTCACCCCGGGCATGCCGCTCCGCAAGGCCATCGGCCGCCGCCAGGCCCGGGTGCGCGAGATCCTGCACACCCTGCCCCCGGCCGCCCAGGAGGCGATCCTGGCCGACATGGCCGCCACCGGTGCCGACATGAGTGCCATCGATTACCCGGCGGACACCGTGTCGGTTCCCAGCGGCGCCGCCGACGAACCCACCGCCGTCATTCCCGTCCAGGGGAACTGACGACGCGCGTGGCCCCTTGACGGATAGTCGTCGAGGGGCCACTCTGTTTTTCAGCATGTTGATACGGAGCGATCGGGCCGCCAGCCAGCGCCACGCTTGCACCGTCATACAGAGGTCCCGAGGCCCTGGCCTGGGCGGTTGAGGAATGCGCCACACTGCGCTATCGTTGGACGTTGCGCTGGCTGCCTCCTGCCCACTATTTGCATTGACACCGTAGGTCTCGCCTGAGCTCTTCGCTCAGTGATCGCGTTGTGTGCCGTGTGTCAGGGTCGTCATCCAGCCACAAACCGACGCAGATACGCGGCGATCAGGCCCGGTGGCAGACCGGCAACCCGTGAGTCGCATGAGGTGCTGGAAGGAATGCATCTTGGCAGTCTCTCGCCAGAGCAAGTCAGTGACCACCAACAACTCCGTGCCAGGAGCGCCCAACCGCATTTCCTTCGCCAAGCTCCGCGAACCGCTTGAGGTTCCGGGGCTTCTCGACGTTCAGACCGAGTCCTTCGAATGGCTGATCGGTTCGGACCGGTGGCGCGCAGGCGCCGCGGCCCGCGGCGACATCGCCAACCCCAAGGGCGGCCTGGAAGAGGTACTCGACGAGCTGTCGCCGATCGAGGACTTCTCCGGCTCCATGTCGCTGAGCTTCTCCGACCCGCGCTTCGACGAGGTGAAGGCCTCCGTCGAGGAGTGCAAGGACAAGGACATGACGTACGCGGCACCGCTGTTCGTCACGGCCGAGTTCATCAACAACAACACCGGTGAGATCAAGAGCCAGACGGTCTTCATGGGTGACTTCCCGATGATGACCGAGAAGGGCACCTTCATCATCAACGGCACCGAGCGTGTCGTGGTCAGCCAGCTGGTCCGTTCGCCGGGTGTGTACTTCGACGCCTCCATCGACAAGTCCACCGAGAAGACGCTGCACAGCGTCAAGGTGATCCCGGGCCGCGGCGCCTGGCTGGAGTTCGACGTCGACAAGCGCGACTACGTCGGTGTCCGCATCGACCGCAAGCGCCGCCAGCCGGTCACCGTGCTGCTCAAGGCGCTGGGCTGGACCAGCGAGCAGATCCGGGAGCGCTTCGGCTTCTCCGAGATCATGATGGGCACCCTGGAGAAGGACCCGACCGCCGGGACCGACGAGGCGCTGCTGGACATCTACCGCAAGCTGCGCCCGGGCGAGCCGCCGACCAAGGAGTCCGCGCAGACCCTGCTGGAGAACCTGTTCTTCAAGGAGAAGCGCTACGACCTGGCCCGGGTGGGCCGCTACAAGGTCAACAAGAAGCTGGGCCTCAACGCCGGCCAGCCGATCACCAGCTCGACGCTGACCGAAGAGGACATCGTCGCCACCATCGAGTACCTGGTCCGCCTGCACGAGGGCCAGACCGAGATGACGGCCCCCGGTGGCGTCGAGGTGCCCGTCGAGGTCGACGACATCGACCACTTCGGCAACCGCCGGCTGCGCACCGTGGGTGAGCTGATCCAGAACCAGATCCGCGTCGGCCTGTCCCGCATGGAGCGCGTCGTCCGCGAGCGGATGACCACCCAGGACGTCGAGGCGATCACCCCGCAGACCCTGATCAACATCCGTCCCGTGGTGGCGGCGATCAAGGAGTTCTTCGGGACCAGCCAGCTGTCCCAGTTCATGGACCAGAACAACCCGCTGTCGGGCCTGACCCACAAGCGCCGCCTGTCGGCGCTGGGCCCCGGCGGTCTGTCCCGGGAG contains these protein-coding regions:
- the rplJ gene encoding 50S ribosomal protein L10, with translation MAKADKAVAVAEITEQFNSSTATVITEYRGLTVANLAELRRSLGAGTTYSVAKNTLVRRAASEAGIEGLDDLFSGPTAIAFISGEPVDAAKAIKKFAKDHKSLVIKGGYMDGAALTVAQVEAIADLESREVLLAKLAGAMKANLSKAAALFNAPASQVARLAAALADKRAEEGETVPAAPAAEEAPAAEEAPASEEAPAADAE
- the rplL gene encoding 50S ribosomal protein L7/L12, giving the protein MAKLTTDELLDAFKELTLLELSEFVKKFEETFEVTAAAPVAVAAAPAAGGAAAEAAEEQSEFDVILEGAGDKKIGVIKVVREIVSGLGLKEAKDLVDGAPKPLLEKVTKEAAEDAKAKLEAAGASVTVK
- a CDS encoding TetR/AcrR family transcriptional regulator; protein product: MKTAEPISGRDQTRDKVLRAAVALLDADGPDALQTRKVTAAAHTSTMAVYTHFGGMRELIAAVADYGLAEFDAALSLPETEDPVADLLSCGAAYRRFATERPHLYRLMFGSTSAHGITAPAFDIQTGRPAWDVHPSLGHLVRLVRRSMTAGRITAGSPDDDASVLTIAAQFWTMIHGFVMLELAGYFGGDGTAAPPVLGTVTVHHLIGLGDRPEALSASLAATVGW
- a CDS encoding carotenoid oxygenase family protein — its product is MALDVSTPTLDNPYLSGVMAPVRTEVTAVDLTVTGSIPEHLDGRYLRNGPNPAAEVDPARYHWFAGDAMVHGLSLRDGKALWYRNRWVRTAAVSDTLGEPRIRDLDPRAGMLSIGPNTNAIEHAGQTLALVEGGGANYRLTEELDTLGTCDFGGTLYGGYTAHPHRDPVTGDLHAVSYSFARGHSVQYSVIGTDGRARRTVDIPVHGFPMMHDFSLTERYVVVYDLPVVFDPSAVVPDGVPRPLRSAVGKLIGGLTRRGSVPGPIAARIAADTTPITSLPFAWDASYPARVGVMPRDGGADDVRWFDIDPCYVFHPLNAYSEDRDGREILVIDLVRYDRMFDRDRRGPSEGAPRLERWEIDLGTGAVRTELRDDRGQEFPRINETLTGTRHRYGYTVGIDGFDTGDIAGSRVYKHDYDSGAVSIAPTDPDLVLGEVCFVPNPGAAAEDDGVLMGLGQHRGRDEGQLVILDAPTLETVATVTLPQRVPMGFHGNWCPRSQ
- a CDS encoding ABC transporter ATP-binding protein, with product MGIGIEVEHLSKSFGSAKIWEDVTLSIPAGEVSVMLGPSGTGKSVFLKSLIGLLRPEKGKIIVDGTDIIECSAKELYEIRTLFGVMFQDGALFGSMNIYDNTAFPLREHTKKSESEIRKIVMEKLEIVGMPNDGHKMPGEISGGMRKRAGLARALVLDPKILLVDEPDSGLDPVRTAYLSQLLIDINAQIDCTILIVTHNINIVRTVPDDIGMLYRKQLVMFGPREVLLTSEEPVVKQFLNGRRIGPIGMSEEKDEATAAAEAAAMELGQGDGGVEEVSGVPPQLTVTPGMPLRKAIGRRQARVREILHTLPPAAQEAILADMAATGADMSAIDYPADTVSVPSGAADEPTAVIPVQGN